Proteins encoded by one window of Chondromyces crocatus:
- a CDS encoding type I polyketide synthase: protein MNDFFEGELPASGIAVLGMSCRVPGADDPAALWRNLCAGHEAITRFSREELLAAGHDPALIDHPDYVPVNRIIEDVASFDAGFFGFTPREAELLDPQQRLFLECAAEALEVAGYGAKAHRGRVGVFAGVSSSAYLLHHLLPNEELLRKHGAYHLFLHNEKDFLATRVAYKLDLRGPSVNVQTACSTSLVAVHMACQALLESECDVALAGGASIRVPQVSGYLYQKDMIFSPDGRACAFDAGARGTVAGSGVGVVVLKRLDAAIEDRDPIQAVILGSAINNDGASKVGFTAPSVEGQARVIREALAVAGVGVETISHVEAHGTATPLGDPIEVAALSRVFREGTQAKQVCTLGALKNNLGHMDAAAGVGGLIKAVLMLRHGQVPPSPRFQVPNPQIDLKNSPFRVNTRLEAWDTDGAPRRAGVSAFGIGGTNAHVVVEEAPVLPASASASESSHAFQLLTLSARSEDALGRVGQRLVEHLEGDEAQALADVAYTLHVGREPLGVRRAVVCQSHEEAVRALRGGAGAVASARRSVVFLFPGGGAQYPRMARGLHATYPVFREAFDRCAEIVRGLARIELGVVLLGEGEGDATHLRRPLMGFASLFTVEYALASLLRSWGITPQAMLGHSLGEYVAACLAGVFSLEDALQLVVRRGQLFETLPGGGAMLSVPLPESVVRPRLGGALSVAAINTPSTCTITGDGAALDALSAQLEAEGHTCRRLHVDVAAHSPSVEPILEPFRQIVRTIRLSTPEVPLLSNVTGTWMTDAQAMDPEYWVQHLRQPVRFAESLSTLFGDGAHVLLEVGPGHTLATFARQHPALGEQVVLTTVRHALGNQADEAVLLGAIGALWSCGGEVDWAAFHAGEVRRRVALPSYPFERQRFWIDAPAPGEVRAEGGPRPGAQTEVPQRNALADWFYVPGWKQSVPVAGGTAVVSEAVKALRFLLLVDDEPLLDALGAALQRQGHAVTVARSSLASGRASAGEMRFDPRRPEDYVDLLRRVGGGAASAGAPDVIVHGLSVGGAERGALGAAGAVEEALARGLHSLLFLTQALDRLGWVDQVRVTALSSGLYRITGGEVLRPERSTLLGWLQTVPFEFPALRCRAVEVEVSGHPAEGESLVRKLCAELAGDGSEPLVAYRGRQRWLPTQESIHLAEEGPAGASGVLREGGVYLVTGGLGGVGLSLATALAERARVKLVLLGRTALPARATWERALADETADAALLGKIQGVLAIEQLGSEVMTLAADVCSRSSMEAALAVAKAKFGVIHGVIHAAGVPGGGVMLRATPEGVARTLAPKVEGTLILAELLAEAPPDFLVLCSALVTVVGAFGSIDYTAANAFLDGFAHARADEGRTRVIAIDWYRWKQLGMARAVEALHEAVTGEALSGMTEREGRDAFLRILENRALRSADVPQVAVSSEDLVALLRARPAPGEATPAPKPGVSAQKARHGRPVLGVAYVSARSVTEQRLASLVQDLLGIETVGVDDNFFELGGDSLVGTRLLGRAREVFGMDLALRDLFEAPTVAGLAARFDTGVALQALQGGPGVTAEAGAEDDIEMGLL from the coding sequence ATGAACGACTTCTTCGAGGGAGAGCTTCCGGCGAGCGGCATCGCGGTGCTGGGGATGTCCTGCCGCGTGCCCGGGGCCGACGACCCAGCGGCGCTGTGGCGTAACCTGTGCGCGGGGCACGAGGCGATCACCCGATTCTCCCGGGAGGAGCTGCTCGCCGCAGGGCACGATCCGGCGCTGATCGATCACCCGGACTACGTGCCGGTGAACCGCATCATCGAGGACGTGGCGTCGTTCGATGCGGGGTTCTTCGGCTTCACGCCGCGGGAGGCAGAGCTGCTCGATCCCCAGCAGCGCCTCTTCCTGGAGTGCGCGGCAGAGGCGCTGGAGGTCGCGGGGTACGGGGCGAAGGCCCACCGAGGGCGGGTGGGGGTGTTCGCCGGGGTGTCGTCGAGCGCGTACCTGCTCCACCACCTGTTGCCGAACGAGGAGCTGCTGCGCAAGCACGGGGCCTATCACCTGTTCTTGCACAACGAGAAGGACTTCCTGGCGACGCGGGTGGCGTACAAGCTGGACCTGCGGGGGCCGAGCGTGAACGTGCAGACCGCGTGCTCCACGTCGCTCGTCGCCGTCCACATGGCGTGCCAGGCACTCCTGGAGAGCGAGTGCGACGTGGCGCTGGCTGGCGGCGCATCCATCCGCGTGCCGCAGGTGTCGGGCTACCTGTACCAGAAGGACATGATCTTCTCGCCCGACGGGCGCGCGTGCGCGTTCGACGCGGGGGCGCGAGGGACGGTGGCCGGCAGCGGGGTGGGCGTGGTGGTCCTGAAGCGCCTGGACGCAGCGATCGAGGATCGGGACCCGATCCAGGCGGTGATCCTGGGGTCGGCGATCAACAACGACGGGGCGAGCAAGGTGGGTTTCACCGCGCCCAGTGTGGAGGGGCAGGCGCGGGTCATCCGCGAGGCGCTGGCCGTGGCCGGGGTCGGGGTCGAAACGATCTCCCACGTGGAGGCTCACGGGACGGCGACGCCGCTCGGGGATCCCATCGAGGTGGCCGCGCTTTCGCGGGTGTTCCGCGAGGGGACGCAGGCGAAGCAGGTCTGCACGCTGGGGGCGCTGAAGAACAACCTGGGGCACATGGATGCGGCGGCCGGGGTGGGGGGGTTGATCAAGGCGGTGCTGATGCTGCGGCACGGGCAGGTGCCGCCGTCGCCTCGCTTCCAGGTGCCGAACCCGCAGATCGATCTGAAGAACAGCCCGTTCCGCGTGAACACGAGGCTGGAGGCCTGGGACACGGACGGGGCGCCGCGGAGGGCGGGCGTCAGCGCGTTCGGGATCGGGGGGACGAACGCGCACGTGGTGGTGGAGGAGGCGCCCGTGCTGCCGGCGTCAGCGTCGGCCTCGGAGTCCAGCCATGCGTTCCAGCTGCTCACCCTCTCGGCGAGGAGCGAGGATGCGCTCGGGCGGGTGGGGCAGCGGCTGGTCGAGCATCTGGAGGGAGACGAGGCGCAGGCGCTCGCGGACGTGGCCTACACACTTCACGTGGGCCGAGAGCCGCTCGGGGTCCGGCGGGCGGTGGTCTGCCAGAGCCATGAGGAGGCGGTGCGTGCGCTGCGGGGGGGAGCGGGCGCGGTCGCTTCGGCGAGGCGCTCGGTGGTGTTCTTGTTCCCGGGCGGAGGGGCGCAGTACCCGCGGATGGCGCGGGGGCTTCATGCGACGTACCCCGTGTTCCGGGAGGCGTTCGATCGGTGCGCGGAGATCGTGCGTGGCCTTGCGCGGATCGAACTGGGGGTGGTGCTGCTCGGGGAAGGGGAGGGCGATGCGACGCACCTGAGGCGCCCGTTGATGGGGTTCGCGAGCCTGTTCACCGTGGAGTACGCGCTGGCCAGCTTGCTCCGCTCCTGGGGGATCACACCTCAGGCGATGCTGGGACACAGCCTGGGCGAGTACGTGGCAGCGTGCCTCGCCGGGGTGTTCAGCCTGGAGGACGCGCTCCAGCTCGTGGTGCGGCGTGGTCAGCTCTTCGAGACGCTGCCCGGAGGTGGCGCCATGCTGTCCGTGCCCCTCCCGGAGAGCGTGGTGCGTCCGCGGCTCGGCGGAGCGCTGTCCGTGGCCGCCATCAACACGCCGTCGACGTGCACGATCACGGGCGACGGGGCCGCGCTCGATGCGCTCTCGGCGCAGCTCGAGGCGGAGGGACACACCTGCCGGCGTTTGCACGTCGACGTGGCGGCGCACTCGCCGAGCGTCGAGCCCATCCTGGAGCCGTTCCGGCAGATCGTGAGGACCATCCGGCTCTCGACGCCCGAGGTGCCGCTTCTCTCGAACGTCACCGGCACGTGGATGACGGACGCTCAGGCCATGGATCCGGAGTACTGGGTGCAGCACCTGCGTCAGCCAGTGCGGTTCGCCGAGAGCCTCTCGACGCTGTTCGGGGATGGAGCCCACGTGTTGCTGGAGGTGGGCCCCGGTCATACGCTCGCCACGTTCGCGCGACAGCATCCCGCCCTCGGGGAGCAGGTGGTGTTGACCACGGTCCGCCATGCGCTCGGCAACCAGGCGGATGAGGCGGTCCTCCTCGGGGCCATCGGCGCTCTCTGGTCGTGCGGGGGAGAGGTCGACTGGGCGGCTTTTCACGCGGGGGAAGTGCGGCGTCGGGTGGCGCTGCCGAGCTACCCGTTCGAGCGGCAGCGGTTCTGGATCGATGCGCCCGCGCCCGGAGAGGTGCGTGCAGAGGGGGGACCGCGCCCGGGAGCCCAGACCGAGGTGCCGCAGCGAAACGCGCTCGCGGACTGGTTCTACGTGCCGGGCTGGAAGCAGTCGGTGCCAGTCGCGGGGGGGACGGCGGTGGTGAGCGAGGCGGTGAAGGCGCTCAGGTTCCTGCTGCTCGTGGACGATGAGCCGCTGCTCGATGCCCTGGGGGCGGCGCTGCAGCGGCAGGGGCACGCGGTCACGGTCGCCCGTTCCAGCCTGGCGTCCGGGCGCGCGTCGGCTGGCGAGATGAGGTTCGATCCGCGGCGACCCGAGGACTACGTGGACCTCCTTCGGCGGGTCGGGGGGGGAGCGGCGAGCGCAGGGGCGCCAGACGTCATCGTGCACGGCCTGAGTGTGGGCGGTGCGGAGAGAGGCGCGCTCGGGGCGGCAGGGGCCGTCGAGGAGGCGCTGGCGCGCGGTCTGCACAGCCTGCTGTTCTTGACCCAGGCGCTCGATCGACTGGGCTGGGTCGACCAGGTGCGGGTGACCGCGCTGAGCAGCGGGCTGTACCGCATCACGGGCGGCGAGGTGTTGCGCCCGGAGAGATCGACGCTGCTCGGGTGGCTACAGACGGTGCCGTTCGAGTTCCCGGCGCTCCGATGCCGGGCGGTGGAGGTCGAGGTGTCGGGGCACCCTGCAGAAGGGGAGAGCCTCGTGCGGAAGCTCTGCGCGGAACTCGCGGGAGACGGGAGCGAGCCCCTCGTGGCGTACCGAGGCCGCCAGCGCTGGCTGCCGACGCAGGAGAGCATCCACCTCGCGGAGGAAGGGCCCGCAGGAGCATCGGGGGTGCTTCGAGAGGGCGGCGTTTACCTCGTCACCGGGGGGCTCGGCGGCGTGGGTCTCTCGCTCGCGACGGCGCTGGCCGAGCGCGCTCGGGTGAAGCTGGTGCTGCTGGGTCGTACGGCCCTGCCAGCGCGGGCGACGTGGGAGCGTGCCCTGGCCGACGAGACCGCGGACGCGGCGCTGCTGGGCAAGATCCAGGGGGTGCTCGCCATCGAGCAGCTCGGGTCGGAGGTGATGACGCTCGCCGCCGACGTGTGCAGCCGGTCGTCCATGGAGGCGGCGCTCGCGGTGGCGAAAGCGAAGTTCGGCGTGATCCACGGCGTGATCCACGCGGCTGGGGTACCCGGTGGCGGTGTGATGCTGCGGGCGACGCCCGAGGGGGTCGCGCGGACGCTCGCCCCCAAGGTGGAGGGGACGCTGATCCTGGCCGAGCTGCTCGCGGAGGCGCCGCCGGACTTCCTGGTGCTGTGCTCGGCGCTGGTGACGGTGGTCGGCGCGTTCGGGAGCATCGACTACACGGCGGCGAATGCGTTCCTCGACGGCTTCGCCCATGCGCGTGCGGATGAGGGGAGAACGAGGGTCATCGCCATCGACTGGTACCGCTGGAAGCAGCTCGGCATGGCGAGGGCGGTGGAGGCCTTGCACGAGGCGGTGACGGGTGAGGCGCTCTCCGGGATGACCGAGCGGGAGGGGCGCGATGCCTTCCTGCGGATCCTGGAGAACCGCGCGCTCCGGTCGGCAGACGTGCCTCAGGTGGCGGTGTCCAGCGAGGACCTCGTGGCGCTCCTGCGAGCGCGTCCTGCACCCGGGGAGGCGACCCCTGCACCGAAGCCGGGGGTGTCCGCGCAGAAGGCGCGGCATGGGCGGCCGGTGCTCGGTGTGGCCTATGTGTCGGCCCGGAGCGTCACGGAGCAGCGGCTCGCGTCGCTGGTTCAGGATCTGCTCGGGATCGAGACCGTCGGTGTCGACGACAACTTCTTCGAGCTGGGAGGTGACTCGCTGGTCGGTACCCGGCTGCTCGGTCGGGCGCGGGAGGTCTTCGGGATGGACCTGGCGCTGCGGGACCTGTTCGAGGCGCCGACGGTCGCGGGGCTTGCGGCACGCTTCGACACCGGCGTGGCGCTCCAGGCGTTGCAGGGCGGGCCTGGCGTGACGGCCGAGGCCGGGGCCGAGGACGACATCGAGATGGGGTTGCTATGA